The following proteins are encoded in a genomic region of Amphiura filiformis chromosome 11, Afil_fr2py, whole genome shotgun sequence:
- the LOC140163521 gene encoding uncharacterized protein: MSISFLKRPLNHVLKLCNTDLNQVDVTKILGVQISADLTWSTHIDQMLKKANGRLHMLKLLKRFDLPIEDLVTIYVGYVRPLTEYVAPVWHSSITAKQQSAIERVQKRACKIILGNKYFTYDEALTTCNLTVLTERRKHICVTFVNAMMSSHQFREWLPPLRGSSTSRLLRNSDHLTTVRCRTKRYQESPIPYLTKLYNDQLM, translated from the coding sequence ATGTCAATCTCGTTCTTAAAGCGACCGCTAAATCACGTGCTGAAACTCTGTAACACTGATCTTAATCAGGTGGATGTCACCAAAATCCTTGGCGTCCAAATCTCAGCTGACTTGACATGGTCAACTCACATTGATCAAATGCTGAAGAAAGCCAACGGTAGGCTTCATATGCTGAAGCTGCTGAAAAGGTTTGACTTGCCGATTGAAGATCTTGTGACAATATACGTTGGCTACGTCAGACCACTTACAGAATACGTTGCTCCGGTTTGGCATTCAAGCATCACCGCCAAACAACAATCCGCCATTGAACGTGTGCAAAAGCGGGCTTGCAAGATCATCCTGGGCAACAAATACTTCACCTATGATGAAGCTTTGACCACATGCAACCTTACTGTGTTGACTGAGAGAAGGAAACATATCTGTGTAACATTCGTCAATGCAATGATGAGTTCTCATCAATTCCGCGAATGGCTACCTCCCCTGCGCGGCAGCAGCACAAGTCGGCTACTTCGTAATTCAGATCATCTGACCACTGTCCGTTGCAGAACTAAACGCTACCAAGAAAGCCCAATACCCTATCTCACTAAACTGTACAATGACCAGCTAATGTga